A part of Miscanthus floridulus cultivar M001 chromosome 6, ASM1932011v1, whole genome shotgun sequence genomic DNA contains:
- the LOC136457124 gene encoding glucan endo-1,3-beta-glucosidase, acidic isoform-like gives MAKQGVASMLALALLLGAFAAIPTGVQSIGVCYGVNGDNLPSASDVVQLYQSNGINLMRIYFPDTNALNALSGSNIGVIMDVPNSDLSSLASDPSAAATWVQSNVQAFPGVNFKYIAVGNEVSGGDTNSILPAMQNVNSALANAGLGNIKVSTAVQSGVTQGFPPSQGSFSQGYMGPIAQYLQSTGAPLLCNVYPYFSYTGNEAQIDLSYALFTSPGTVVQDGGNAYQNLFDALVDTFVSALENAGAGNVGVVVSESGWPSAGGDAATPGNAQTYNQNLINHVGQGTPKRPGSIETYIFAMFNEDQKPGAETERHFGLFNPDKSPAYPINFS, from the exons ATGGCGAAGCAGGGTGTGGCTTCCATGCTTGCACTGGCATTGCTTCTCGGGGCATTTGCAGCCATTCCTACAG GAGTGCAATCCATCGGCGTGTGCTACGGCGTGAACGGCGACAACCTGCCATCGGCGAGCGACGTGGTGCAGCTGTACCAGTCCAACGGCATCAACCTGATGCGCATCTACTTTCCCGACACCAACGCTCTCAACGCGCTGAGCGGCAGCAACATCGGCGTGATCATGGACGTGCCCAACTCGGACCTCTCCTCGCTGGCCTCCGACCCGAGCGCGGCGGCCACGTGGGTGCAGAGCAACGTGCAGGCGTTCCCGGGGGTCAACTTCAAGTACATCGCCGTGGGCAACGAGGTCTCCGGCGGGGACACCAACAGCATCCTCCCCGCCATGCAGAACGTCAACTCCGCGCTGGCCAACGCCGGGCTGGGGAACATCAAGGTGTCCACGGCGGTGCAGAGCGGCGTCACGCAGGGGTTCCCGCCGTCGCAGGGCAGCTTCTCGCAGGGGTACATGGGACCCATCGCGCAGTACCTGCAGAGCACGGGGGCGCCGCTGCTCTGCAACGTGTACCCGTACTTCTCCTACACGGGCAACGAGGCCCAGATCGACCTCAGCTACGCGCTCTTCACGTCGCCAGGGACCGTCGTGCAGGACGGCGGCAACGCGTACCAGAACCTCTTCGACGCGCTCGTCGACACCTTCGTCTCCGCGCTCGAGAACGCCGGCGCCGGGAACGTCGGCGTCGTCGTTTCCGAGAGCGGGTGGCCGTCGGCTGGCGGCGACGCCGCCACTCCGGGGAACGCGCAGACCTACAATCAGAACCTCATCAACCATGTCGGGCAGGGCACGCCCAAGCGCCCTGGATCCATCGAGACCTACATCTTCGCCATGTTCAACGAGGACCAGAAGCCTGGGGCCGAGACGGAGAGGCACTTCGGACTCTTCAACCCGGACAAATCCCCGGCGTACCCCATCAATTTCTCCTAA
- the LOC136459880 gene encoding probable inactive purple acid phosphatase 16 isoform X2 yields MDRLGPRAGRRVRPRHGRRPGRREPRLRGVPRRPGDGEQRPDPQREPVLGPRHLGLSKPWRPVGDGVRQPRRHALRVAARVVFPRRRPAAALPGAADEHAGFSFRGTPRTDLMAAETGANRQLSYSSSGPRELWPGVSNYVLQVHSRRRTRDDDHVPALLMYFLDSGGGSYTEVVSSAQVKWFQSQSQFLNPNGRIPELIFWHIPSTAYVMVGPKAKSEIRKPCVGSINKEEVAPQAAEWGMMDALAKRPSVKAVFVGHNHGLDWCCPYEELWLCFARHTGYGGYGDWPKGARIIQVTEDPFSAVSWIRMENGSRHSDVTLSS; encoded by the exons ATGGACCGACTGGGGCCCCGCGCAGGACGCCGCGTCCGACCGCGTCATGGCCGCCGTCCTGGACGCCGAGAacccag ACTTCGTGGTGTACCTCGGCGACCTGGTGACGGCGAACAACGTCCCGATCCCCAACGCGAGCCTGTACTGGGACCGCGCCATCTCGGCCTCTCGAAGCCGTGGCGTCCCGTGGGCGACGGTGTTCGGCAACCACGACGACATGCCCTTCGAGTGGCCGCCCGAGTGGTTTTCCCCCGACGGCGTCCCGCCGCTGCGCTGCCCGGCGCTGCCGACGAGCACGCCGGATTCAG CTTCCGAGGGACTCCCCGGACCGACCTCATGGCGGCGGAGACCGGCGCCAACAGGCAGCTGTCCTACTCGTCCAGCGGGCCCAGGGAGCTGTGGCCCGGCGTCTCCAACTACGTCCTGCAGGTGCACTCGCGACGACGAACACGCGACGACGATCACGTCCCGGCCCTGCTCATGTACTTCCTCGACTCAGGCGGTGGGTCGTACACCGAAGTGGTGTCCAGCGCTCAGGTCAAATGGTTCCAGAGCCAGTCCCAGTTCCTGAATCCAAATGGAAG GATCCCTGAGCTCATCTTCTGGCATATACCAAGCACGGCGTACGTCATGGTAGGTCCAAAGGCCAAGTCAGAGATAAGGAAGCCCTGCGTTGGCTCCATCAACAAGGAGGAAGTGGCGCCACAGGCAGCTGAATGGGGCATGATGGATGCTCTCGCCAAGAGGCCGTCAGTTAAG GCAGTGTTTGTTGGGCACAACCACGGGCTGGACTGGTGCTGCCCCTACGAGGAGCTGTGGCTGTGCTTCGCACGGCACACGGGGTACGGGGGATACGGTGACTGGCCCAAAGGAGCTAGGATCATCCAGGTCACGGAAGACCCGTTCTCGGCCGTGTCATGGATACGGATGGAGAACGGGAGCAGGCACAGCGATGTTACGCTCAGCTCCTGA
- the LOC136459880 gene encoding probable inactive purple acid phosphatase 16 isoform X1 yields MRKWWHGLAAAGALLAALAAAVALTVAGLRPATLHTHGQPSSSAADSRRPPLRFGPRGVFKVALFADLHYGEDAWTDWGPAQDAASDRVMAAVLDAENPDFVVYLGDLVTANNVPIPNASLYWDRAISASRSRGVPWATVFGNHDDMPFEWPPEWFSPDGVPPLRCPALPTSTPDSGCSFRGTPRTDLMAAETGANRQLSYSSSGPRELWPGVSNYVLQVHSRRRTRDDDHVPALLMYFLDSGGGSYTEVVSSAQVKWFQSQSQFLNPNGRIPELIFWHIPSTAYVMVGPKAKSEIRKPCVGSINKEEVAPQAAEWGMMDALAKRPSVKAVFVGHNHGLDWCCPYEELWLCFARHTGYGGYGDWPKGARIIQVTEDPFSAVSWIRMENGSRHSDVTLSS; encoded by the exons ATGCGCAAGTGGTGGCACGGCCTCGCGGCCGCCGGCGCCTTGCTCGCCGCCCTCGCCGCCGCGGTGGCTCTCACCGTGGCCGGGCTGCGGCCGGCGACGTTGCACACGCATGGGCAGCCGTCGTCGTCGGCCGCTGACTCCCGGCGGCCGCCGCTGCGGTTCGGGCCAAGGGGAGTGTTCAAGGTGGCCCTGTTCGCGGACCTGCATTACGGCGAGGACGCATGGACCGACTGGGGCCCCGCGCAGGACGCCGCGTCCGACCGCGTCATGGCCGCCGTCCTGGACGCCGAGAacccag ACTTCGTGGTGTACCTCGGCGACCTGGTGACGGCGAACAACGTCCCGATCCCCAACGCGAGCCTGTACTGGGACCGCGCCATCTCGGCCTCTCGAAGCCGTGGCGTCCCGTGGGCGACGGTGTTCGGCAACCACGACGACATGCCCTTCGAGTGGCCGCCCGAGTGGTTTTCCCCCGACGGCGTCCCGCCGCTGCGCTGCCCGGCGCTGCCGACGAGCACGCCGGATTCAG GGTGCAGCTTCCGAGGGACTCCCCGGACCGACCTCATGGCGGCGGAGACCGGCGCCAACAGGCAGCTGTCCTACTCGTCCAGCGGGCCCAGGGAGCTGTGGCCCGGCGTCTCCAACTACGTCCTGCAGGTGCACTCGCGACGACGAACACGCGACGACGATCACGTCCCGGCCCTGCTCATGTACTTCCTCGACTCAGGCGGTGGGTCGTACACCGAAGTGGTGTCCAGCGCTCAGGTCAAATGGTTCCAGAGCCAGTCCCAGTTCCTGAATCCAAATGGAAG GATCCCTGAGCTCATCTTCTGGCATATACCAAGCACGGCGTACGTCATGGTAGGTCCAAAGGCCAAGTCAGAGATAAGGAAGCCCTGCGTTGGCTCCATCAACAAGGAGGAAGTGGCGCCACAGGCAGCTGAATGGGGCATGATGGATGCTCTCGCCAAGAGGCCGTCAGTTAAG GCAGTGTTTGTTGGGCACAACCACGGGCTGGACTGGTGCTGCCCCTACGAGGAGCTGTGGCTGTGCTTCGCACGGCACACGGGGTACGGGGGATACGGTGACTGGCCCAAAGGAGCTAGGATCATCCAGGTCACGGAAGACCCGTTCTCGGCCGTGTCATGGATACGGATGGAGAACGGGAGCAGGCACAGCGATGTTACGCTCAGCTCCTGA